TTTTCGTTCTCCAATTAATTTTAAACTTTTTTCATCAAAAAGATAATAGTCATCATTTAAATCAGTAATGTGTACTAAACCTTCAATAGTGTTTGGTAACTCAACAAAAATTCCAAATGCCGTAACACCAGCCACAATACCATCATACTGATAACCGATTCTGCTTTCCATGTATTCTGCTTCCTTCATTTTATTAACTTCTCGCTCACACTCCATTGCTCGTAACTCTGCCAATGATGACTGTTGACTAGCGTGTCCTACCAAAGTCCGTGTTTGTTCTAAATCAGCAACTTTCACTTTTGCTTGAAACAAATATTCTTTTAACAACCGATGCACAATCAAATCAGGATAACGACGAATTGGAGAAGTAAAATGTGTATAACACCAAGAGGCTAATCCAAAGTGGCCATCATTAATTGGACTATACTTAGCTTTTTCCATACTACGCAAAACTAATGCTGAAATAACCTTAAAGTTTTCTTTATCTTTTAGTTTATTTAAAATTTGTTGCAAGTCTTTTGAATGAATATTTTCCATCTTACCTTTAATATTTAATCCCAAATAAGACAATTGAGTGTATAAATCAAATAATTTTTTTGGTTTTGGTTTATTATGAATCCGATAAACAAATGGCAAATCCATTCAATAAATTGTTTCAGCAACAGTTTCGTTTGCACGAATCATAAAACTCTCAATTAATTTTTCAGCATCAGCACGTTCCCGAGTAACAATATCTTTAATCTTACCATTTTTATCAACAATAAACTTTGGTTCATCTAAATCAAAATCAACAACCCCATCTTGTTGTTTCTTTCTCACTAAAATTTGGTACAACTGATGGGCCAAAGAAAGCATCTTTGTTAACTCACTTGGCACTTGATTTTTTTCCTGACGAAAGAATTTATTGACTTCGTCATATGTTAACCGTGCTTTTGAAACAATAACTGCTTCATAAATACTTGAAGTAACAACATGTCCTTGCTCATCAATTTCCATTTCACAAGTTAATGTTAATCGTGGTTCAAAAGGATTTAACGAACAAATGCCGTTACTTAATTTTTCTGGTAACATAGGAACAACACGATCAATTAGATAAACAGAACATCCCCGATTAAACGCTTCTTTATCAAGAGCCCTATTTAAGGGAACATAATGCGCAACATCAGCAATTGCAACAGATAATAAATAATTACCCTTGGCATTTTTCTTAACTAAAATTGCATCATCAAAATCTTTTGAATCATTACCATCAATTGTCACAAACATTTCATTTTGTAAATCACGACGTAATTTATTTTCTAATGCTTTTGTCACATTAAGGTCTTGTTCAATTTCGTTAGCTTCACGCAAAACTTGTTCGTTAAATTTAGTTGGAATATTAAATTCATGTAAAACTGCTAAAACATCAACACCAACTTGGTTCACATTACCAATAACTTCAGTAACCTTAACTTGCATTAAATTTGTCGTACTATTAATATTTACAATAATACCTTTAATAATTGTATTTTCAATGGCCTCTTTAACATTAATAATTTCAGCCCGATATTGTGTCAATTTATTATTTAAAATTTCTAAATGCTTTTGGTTATTACGATTCTTTTTAACAATTCCAATAACATATTCATTATTTCGTTTAATAACTTTAATAATTTGTGCCTCAATTTTTTTAGCATTATTCTGCTTATGTTTTTTTAAAATAAATAAAACACAATCTTGATCTAATGCATTGTTTAAATCATCTTGCTTAACAAAATATTCTTCTTGTCCATCAGCAATCTTAACAAAACCAAATCCCTTTTTATTAACACTAACAATTCCTTGCAAATAAACTTTTGGATCTAAATAATAAAACCGATTGTGATTTGTAACCGCAATAATATTATTATTTTCTAACTCAACTAAAGTTTTCAACATCATTTTGTTATCATCAATATTATTAATTGCCAATAGTTGTGCTAATTCAATTGTATCAAGTGGTTTTGCCTGTTTTTTTAAAATCGCAATGATCTGATCATGCATATAACTTCCCCCTAAATGAAAAAAGAGACATTTTTAAATCTCTTTAAAATTAATGCCATTATTAGTAATCAACTTTTTTAAAGTAATACTTTGGTTAATAAACTTATCAATAATGTAACAATTAATAAAGTTGATCCAAAGCTTAACATAAAAATTGATAATGTTCGGTCTAATCCTCTTTCTTTACTATTAGCAAATAGTTCATCATTACCACCATTTAAAGCACTTAAACCAGTTTGAGCTTTTTTGTTTTGTAGCAAACCAATAATAATCATAATAATTGAAACAATTAATGCCACAATTTCAAAAGCATAAATAATTGTATTAGCTGTTTGTGAATCAATTGCTAAAAGCATTACACTTGATAGGCTCATTAAAACCGTCCTCTCTAACTTAATTTATGTCCTTATTAATAATACTATAATATTAAGAAAATTATAGCATTTTTAATGGTAATTTTTAATTATTTTGTTCAAGTTTATTTAAGTAGTGATAAATTCCAGCAGCATTATTACTACCAGTAACATCAAAAGCAAGTTTCAATACTTCTGTTGGGGCATGTTCCATTGCAATAGCATATGGTAAAACTTCAAAAGCAGAACGATCATTATAGTTATCACCAAAGTACAAAACATTTTCAATCTTAATATTTGTCTTTTGTGCCTGATTTAAAATATCAACTAAATGTAAAATTGCTTGACCCTTGCTTGATTGTGCATGAACAATATCACAACCATAATCCGATAATTGTTCAACATTAATATTTTGAACTTTTCTTAACACTTGGAACATTTCTTGAAAAACTGCTGTTGAATTATGTTTAGCAACAATTTTATTTGCAGCTTTAATTTTATCAACCTGAAATGGTTTTGCTATTTTCATCCCATCTAAAAAAGCACCTGGTTCAGATTTTATTTTTAAAAGCATTTCACCAGCACAATATAAAGTATCATCGTGCTCATATGAAATCGTAAACTCACACTGATATTTTAATAAAATTGTGACAACCGTTTGAACATCATTAATAGACATTAAACTACTGTAAGCAATTTTGTCATTTTTTGCATCATAAACTAATGAACCATTTGCCCCAATTACATATTGTGAATAATCTTTAATTTTTAAAGCTGTTGTGTAATTATCAAATCCCAACGGCATTCGCCCCGAGGCAATTGAAACATAAACGCCCGCTTCTTGTAAACCAATTAATTTATTTTGAACTATGGCGGGTAGCTCTTGTTGATCTGTAACCAATGTTCCATCAACATCAGTTACAATTAACTTAATTTCATGATTATTAATTTTTAACATTTAGACCTCATTTTCTATTTTAAGATGGTTTGATAAAGATAGTCAGCAATCCCCGCGGCATTGTTATCTTTCCTTGTAACAGCTGTTGCAATCTCTTTTAATTCCGGTGTTGCGTTAGCTAATGCAATCCCATATTTTGCATTTTTAATCATTTCATAATCATTCATTTGGTCACCAAAACACATTATTTCATCTCAATCAATATGAATATTTGCATTATCTTTCAAAGCTGCAGTTAGCCGTAAAATTCCTTGCCATTTATTAACGTTCTTCGGAATAATTTCAATAAAACCATAACCAGTAACCTCGGTACGTAAAGTAGTGCTAACGGCAATTTGTTGGCGTAATCAATTTTGCTTTGTTTCATCATGGCAAGAAATGACAACTTTTCGCATTTGGGGAATGTTATTTCAATCAAGTATTTCTGGTTTAATGTCACTATTTCGAAACAAAAAAGTATCCTCTTCAATAACATTTTTTCGTGAAACAAAAGCTTTGTGCTCATCAAGTGGTGCTAAATAAAAGTCATAACCAAATTCTTTTACAATTGTCATCGCTCATAATGTATCTTTATATGAAATTACTTCATCATAAACATACTCACCTGTTTTTAAATTTAAAACAGCCCCACCATTACTACCAACAACATACTGGCAATTATTAATAATCCCTAACGCCGCAGCATAGTCATATAAACTACTTGGTACTCGTCCCGATGCAATTGTCACTAAAATCCCAGCAGCTTGGATCTTTTGCAATGCTTCAATATTAACTAATGGAATTACTTTCTCTTTATCTGTTACTAATGTCCCATCAATGTCACAAACAATCATTTTTACTGCCATAGGAATTCCTACTTTCTACTACCTATTACTTATTATCTTATCGTGTTTTTACTATAATTAACATAAAAAATCTCAAAAAGAGATTTTATTTTTTCTTATCTAATTAATAATGTCAACTTCATCTGTCAGAATCTTAACAAATTCTTGTTCAACTTGTAAGATTCCTCCGCCAATGCTTAATTTGTGTTCTTGATTATTAATTTTATATGACATTTCAGATGGAATAAGCGTTGAAACAAGCGGAATATGACCATATAGAATTCCCATATAACCAGTTATTGTTCTTACTGTCACAATATCAACTGGGTTATCAACAATCACTCCTTGTGGAGTAATAATTTTTAAAGCAATTTGATTAGCCATCTTAACTATGTTTTAAAGCTTCTGCTGCTTTAATAACTTCATCAATTGTTCCAACATATAAAAACGCTTGTTCTGGTAAATTATCATATTTTCCCGCTAAAATTTCTTTAAAAGCACGAATTGTTTCAACAACAGGCACATACTTTCCTTGTTTTCCTGAAAATTTCTCAGCAACAAAGAATGGCTGTGATAAAAAGTTTCGAATTTTTCGGGCACGAGCAACAGCTAATTTATCTTCATCTGATAACTCATCCATTCCTAAAATAGCAATAATTGATTGTAACTCTTTAAATTTTTGTAAGATTTCTTGCACACCTTGCGCAACGTCATAATGTTCTTCACCAACCACTAATGGATCTAATAAACGTGACGAACTTCCTAAGGGGTCAACCGCCGGATAAATTCCTAACGCCGCAATTTCTCGATCTAAAACAACTTTAGCATCCAAGTGCGCAAATGTTGTTGCTGGCGCCGGGTCAGTTAAGTCATCCGCTGGAACATAAACCGCTTGTACTGAAGTAATACTTCCTTTTTTAGTTGAAATAATGCGTTCTTGCAATGCTCCCATTTCGGTTGCTAATGTTGGCTGATAACCAACCGCTGAAGGCATACGACCTAGTAAAACTGAAACTTCCGAACCGGCTTGGGTAAAACGAAAAATATTATCAATAAATAATAAAACATCTTGATTCTTATCATCACGGAAATATTCTGCAATTGTTAAACCTGTTAAAGCAACCCGCATACGTGCCCCTGGTGTTTCATTCATTTGGCCAAACACTAATGCTGTTTTGTCAATAACTCCGGCTTCAATCATTTCATAATACAAATCATTACCTTCCCGAGTTCGTTCACCAACACCGGCAAAAACAGAAATTCCTCCATGCGCTTTTGCAACATTATTAATTAACTCTTGCACTAAAACAGTTTTTCCAACACCAGCTCCCCCAAACAATCCAATTTTTCCTCCCTTTGCAAAAGGGACTAATAAA
This genomic window from Spiroplasma sp. SV19 contains:
- the rnr gene encoding ribonuclease R, which codes for MHDQIIAILKKQAKPLDTIELAQLLAINNIDDNKMMLKTLVELENNNIIAVTNHNRFYYLDPKVYLQGIVSVNKKGFGFVKIADGQEEYFVKQDDLNNALDQDCVLFILKKHKQNNAKKIEAQIIKVIKRNNEYVIGIVKKNRNNQKHLEILNNKLTQYRAEIINVKEAIENTIIKGIIVNINSTTNLMQVKVTEVIGNVNQVGVDVLAVLHEFNIPTKFNEQVLREANEIEQDLNVTKALENKLRRDLQNEMFVTIDGNDSKDFDDAILVKKNAKGNYLLSVAIADVAHYVPLNRALDKEAFNRGCSVYLIDRVVPMLPEKLSNGICSLNPFEPRLTLTCEMEIDEQGHVVTSSIYEAVIVSKARLTYDEVNKFFRQEKNQVPSELTKMLSLAHQLYQILVRKKQQDGVVDFDLDEPKFIVDKNGKIKDIVTRERADAEKLIESFMIRANETVAETIYWMDLPFVYRIHNKPKPKKLFDLYTQLSYLGLNIKGKMENIHSKDLQQILNKLKDKENFKVISALVLRSMEKAKYSPINDGHFGLASWCYTHFTSPIRRYPDLIVHRLLKEYLFQAKVKVADLEQTRTLVGHASQQSSLAELRAMECEREVNKMKEAEYMESRIGYQYDGIVAGVTAFGIFVELPNTIEGLVHITDLNDDYYLFDEKSLKLIGERKRKEYFLGKKVQIRVKKASKKLRQIDFELIKQGVDHNVNNYN
- the secG gene encoding preprotein translocase subunit SecG, producing MSLSSVMLLAIDSQTANTIIYAFEIVALIVSIIMIIIGLLQNKKAQTGLSALNGGNDELFANSKERGLDRTLSIFMLSFGSTLLIVTLLISLLTKVLL
- a CDS encoding HAD family hydrolase; its protein translation is MLKINNHEIKLIVTDVDGTLVTDQQELPAIVQNKLIGLQEAGVYVSIASGRMPLGFDNYTTALKIKDYSQYVIGANGSLVYDAKNDKIAYSSLMSINDVQTVVTILLKYQCEFTISYEHDDTLYCAGEMLLKIKSEPGAFLDGMKIAKPFQVDKIKAANKIVAKHNSTAVFQEMFQVLRKVQNINVEQLSDYGCDIVHAQSSKGQAILHLVDILNQAQKTNIKIENVLYFGDNYNDRSAFEVLPYAIAMEHAPTEVLKLAFDVTGSNNAAGIYHYLNKLEQNN
- a CDS encoding Cof-type HAD-IIB family hydrolase, coding for MAVKMIVCDIDGTLVTDKEKVIPLVNIEALQKIQAAGILVTIASGRVPSSLYDYAAALGIINNCQYVVGSNGGAVLNLKTGEYVYDEVISYKDTLWAMTIVKEFGYDFYLAPLDEHKAFVSRKNVIEEDTFLFRNSDIKPEILDWNNIPQMRKVVISCHDETKQNWLRQQIAVSTTLRTEVTGYGFIEIIPKNVNKWQGILRLTAALKDNANIHIDWDEIMCFGDQMNDYEMIKNAKYGIALANATPELKEIATAVTRKDNNAAGIADYLYQTILK
- a CDS encoding F0F1 ATP synthase subunit epsilon; translated protein: MANQIALKIITPQGVIVDNPVDIVTVRTITGYMGILYGHIPLVSTLIPSEMSYKINNQEHKLSIGGGILQVEQEFVKILTDEVDIIN
- the atpD gene encoding F0F1 ATP synthase subunit beta, which codes for MEKNGKVVQVLGPVVDVRFVEEYLPELYNAITVDNNGTKLVLEVVQHIGDDTVRTIALGPTEGMVRGMEVIDTKAPITVPVGEEVLGRMFNVLGEAIDEKPQPKTKIMRPIHREAPSYEEQQTTAEILETGIKVVDLLVPFAKGGKIGLFGGAGVGKTVLVQELINNVAKAHGGISVFAGVGERTREGNDLYYEMIEAGVIDKTALVFGQMNETPGARMRVALTGLTIAEYFRDDKNQDVLLFIDNIFRFTQAGSEVSVLLGRMPSAVGYQPTLATEMGALQERIISTKKGSITSVQAVYVPADDLTDPAPATTFAHLDAKVVLDREIAALGIYPAVDPLGSSSRLLDPLVVGEEHYDVAQGVQEILQKFKELQSIIAILGMDELSDEDKLAVARARKIRNFLSQPFFVAEKFSGKQGKYVPVVETIRAFKEILAGKYDNLPEQAFLYVGTIDEVIKAAEALKHS